The proteins below come from a single Nitrospirota bacterium genomic window:
- a CDS encoding RyR domain-containing protein codes for MDDLDNETLERLAEAAHKVWMEGKLRDGWKYGPETDKARKIHNCLVPYDQLSESDKESDRDMIRGIQEILKAAGYKMVKADKQ; via the coding sequence ATGGATGATTTAGATAACGAGACACTTGAACGCCTTGCCGAGGCAGCGCATAAAGTATGGATGGAAGGAAAACTTCGTGACGGCTGGAAATACGGGCCTGAGACGGATAAAGCCAGAAAGATTCATAACTGTCTTGTTCCTTATGATCAATTGAGTGAGTCTGACAAGGAATCAGATCGTGATATGATTCGGGGCATTCAAGAGATACTTAAGGCTGCCGGATATAAGATGGTGAAGGCTGATAAACAATGA
- a CDS encoding tetratricopeptide repeat protein yields the protein MSKKQTPESIKPRVVRVFVSSTFRDMHNEREELVKFTFPKLKEKCRERGVEFVDVDLRWGVTDEQKAEGKVLPICLAEIERCRPYFIGLLGERYGWLPEDIPQELIEQQDWLKDHKKKSVTELEIIHGVLENPEMEKFSFFYFRNPATSAEVEEDLSKKPDYLPEPETSLNKLKSLKGRILEHEQNYPVPVRKDFHNAETLGQQVLDDLWAAIDKRFPERETPSPLERERMDHEAFAEARRKVYIGRDEYFNKLDEHVNSEDPPLVILGESGSGKSALIANWTERYRQDNPDEFIITHFIGGTPDSADYVRMLRRIMEEIQERYETGRAENIPSPLAGEGQGEGAIPTDPKKIVEAFPLWIAKASARGKLILILDALNQLEDRDNALELGWLPVYFPPNVRVILSTLPGKSLDALNRRNLSSMNVGLFDLEEKKTLIPQYLQRFSRSLSPRHLNLITDTEHTNNPLYLKTLLDELRYHGDYFTLEERIKHYLKARTVDDLYEKILARYEDDYERDSAGLVRDAMSLIWASRRGLSETELLGMLGLKDKPLPKAVWSPLYLAAEESLISRSGLLNFAHDFLRKAVEEKYVVNKETSNDYHLKIADYFEDEELTDRKVDELPWQFREAESWEKLKDCITKTRMFLNLRTDKKQYELMGYWLKLENRFNIVEVHNEMIITYEKSVTDEQELSYLLNQTALFLNLNARYEGAEPLYRRALEIREKVLGREHPSTATSLNNLAELFKSKGDYEGAEPLYRRALEIYERVLGMEHPSTAASLNNLAELFSSKGDYEGAEPLYRRALEIYERVLGMEHPS from the coding sequence ATGTCTAAAAAACAAACACCTGAATCTATAAAACCACGAGTCGTCCGTGTCTTCGTCTCCTCCACATTCCGAGACATGCATAATGAGCGGGAGGAACTTGTAAAGTTCACTTTTCCTAAGCTAAAAGAGAAATGCAGGGAGCGGGGTGTTGAGTTTGTGGATGTAGATTTGCGGTGGGGAGTGACAGATGAGCAGAAGGCCGAAGGGAAGGTACTGCCAATCTGTCTTGCAGAAATCGAGCGCTGCCGTCCTTATTTTATTGGATTACTCGGAGAGCGGTACGGGTGGCTGCCGGAAGATATTCCTCAAGAGCTTATAGAACAACAGGATTGGCTAAAAGATCACAAGAAGAAGAGCGTTACCGAGCTTGAGATAATTCATGGTGTGCTTGAAAACCCGGAGATGGAGAAATTCTCTTTCTTTTACTTCCGCAATCCTGCGACGTCAGCTGAAGTAGAAGAAGACCTCTCCAAAAAGCCGGATTACCTTCCTGAACCGGAAACTTCCCTTAATAAGCTGAAATCACTGAAAGGCAGGATACTTGAGCATGAGCAAAACTATCCAGTGCCTGTCCGAAAGGATTTCCATAATGCAGAGACACTGGGACAGCAGGTTCTTGATGACCTCTGGGCAGCTATTGACAAAAGGTTTCCGGAAAGAGAAACGCCCTCGCCTCTTGAACGGGAGCGGATGGACCATGAGGCATTTGCCGAGGCAAGGAGAAAAGTCTATATAGGGCGGGATGAGTATTTCAATAAACTTGATGAACATGTAAACAGCGAAGATCCTCCATTAGTAATCCTTGGTGAATCAGGATCGGGTAAGTCGGCACTGATTGCGAACTGGACAGAAAGATACCGGCAGGATAATCCTGATGAATTTATAATCACCCACTTTATCGGCGGTACCCCTGACAGTGCTGATTATGTGCGAATGCTCCGGAGAATCATGGAGGAGATACAGGAGAGGTATGAGACTGGACGAGCAGAGAATATTCCCTCTCCCCTTGCGGGAGAAGGTCAGGGTGAGGGGGCAATCCCGACTGATCCAAAGAAGATAGTTGAGGCGTTTCCGCTCTGGATTGCAAAGGCATCTGCAAGAGGTAAATTAATCCTTATCCTTGACGCTTTAAACCAGCTTGAAGACAGGGACAATGCTCTGGAACTCGGCTGGCTGCCGGTGTATTTCCCGCCCAATGTGAGGGTAATACTATCCACTTTGCCGGGGAAAAGCCTTGATGCCTTAAACAGAAGAAACCTTTCCTCAATGAATGTTGGATTGTTTGATCTGGAAGAGAAGAAGACTTTAATTCCTCAGTATCTGCAGAGATTTTCAAGGTCATTGAGTCCAAGGCACCTGAATCTCATTACGGATACTGAACACACAAACAACCCCCTTTATCTAAAGACTCTGCTTGATGAGCTGAGATATCACGGTGATTATTTTACTCTTGAAGAGAGAATAAAACACTATCTGAAAGCTAGGACAGTTGATGATCTCTACGAGAAAATCCTTGCCCGATATGAAGATGATTATGAACGGGACAGCGCTGGATTAGTGAGAGATGCTATGTCGCTGATATGGGCATCGAGGCGGGGGCTGTCTGAGACAGAGCTTTTGGGGATGCTTGGCCTAAAGGATAAACCTCTTCCAAAGGCTGTATGGTCACCATTGTACCTTGCAGCAGAGGAATCATTGATAAGCCGCTCAGGATTATTAAACTTTGCCCATGATTTTCTGAGAAAAGCGGTTGAAGAAAAGTATGTGGTGAATAAGGAGACGAGCAATGATTATCATTTGAAAATTGCGGATTACTTTGAAGATGAAGAATTGACAGACAGAAAGGTTGATGAACTGCCGTGGCAATTTAGGGAAGCAGAAAGTTGGGAAAAGTTGAAAGACTGTATTACAAAAACAAGGATGTTTTTAAATCTCCGCACAGATAAAAAACAATATGAACTTATGGGGTACTGGCTTAAACTTGAGAACAGATTCAATATTGTAGAAGTACACAATGAAATGATCATTACATATGAGAAATCAGTAACAGACGAACAGGAATTATCATACCTGTTGAATCAGACAGCGCTCTTTCTTAATCTTAACGCCAGATACGAAGGGGCAGAACCTCTATACAGAAGGGCGCTTGAGATAAGGGAAAAGGTGCTTGGCAGAGAGCATCCTTCTACGGCAACAAGCCTGAACAACCTGGCAGAACTGTTTAAAAGCAAAGGGGATTACGAAGGGGCTGAGCCTCTATACCGGCGGGCGCTTGAGATATATGAAAGGGTGCT
- a CDS encoding AAA family ATPase has product MARKSVAKKTSSTNSNRKTNSKPNPGILVAGDNSIDSFIYLEGFPDKPADLREAWVDAVRFWSVKLDGGAGSLRQYLKATGINAEDPCPLSGDIAESIYFLTRKNNKKGQDWSVEQAITAGEHEYPSGELNKCDFKKISKSIPAVILDFNQGWLAKNRETVPEFLQKRKYIVRTHDPLKEEWKSVRKTGTGRGIWFSPVQDMANGSLWFPGNWESLRERLTDYLQTDDTIWKKGKWLHYVVIQIAYDGALIVGPGIPGQGKLLIYKGDQPDSFSREGYGTVVAGGIVFVYSLTQALLSSTSLNTKHVLECSTTGLARLRAVVKKGYDGPMEGQVNWEQTTTTNLPVASLENVDTKNIITYSKPPAANWKTACEIICCSDDELRERTVFRLGNLLTSSPEYADTLLRLASRVETHVNNGKGVLSFSIFGGPGSGKTFVAEQIAEAIDDPSKNRFEYLTFNLSQFNDSLRLVDAFKQIQTASLQGKTPLVLWDEFDTSYNGSEAGWISSFLMPMQDAEFFDGMTNRALGKCIFVFIGGTFKDDAEFNAWASTGKGKTMKGPDFHSRLNNSLTVPSVDLALNIDKSTQGDDPAKLVRAVLIRAFLKKQQKVKVISQDVLAFLLHVPLQHGVRSLEKIISTSALGKTRHFQAFHLPPLDVLQLHVDESKINSKKINSYLRDMKLTYYQEPSLELKWRR; this is encoded by the coding sequence ATGGCAAGAAAGTCCGTAGCTAAAAAAACGTCATCAACTAACTCAAATAGAAAAACAAACTCAAAGCCAAACCCTGGAATATTGGTTGCCGGTGATAATAGTATTGACAGTTTTATCTATCTTGAAGGTTTTCCGGATAAACCGGCTGATCTGCGTGAAGCATGGGTTGATGCTGTTCGATTCTGGAGTGTCAAGCTGGACGGAGGAGCCGGGAGCCTCAGACAGTATTTAAAGGCAACCGGAATAAACGCTGAAGACCCCTGTCCTTTGTCCGGAGACATTGCCGAATCCATTTATTTCCTGACGCGGAAGAATAATAAGAAGGGCCAGGACTGGAGTGTAGAGCAGGCCATAACAGCAGGTGAACATGAATATCCTTCAGGTGAACTAAACAAGTGCGATTTCAAGAAAATCTCTAAAAGCATACCGGCAGTTATTCTTGATTTCAATCAGGGATGGTTGGCAAAAAACAGAGAGACCGTTCCGGAATTTCTTCAAAAGAGAAAATATATAGTCCGTACTCACGACCCATTGAAAGAAGAGTGGAAAAGCGTTAGAAAGACGGGAACCGGAAGAGGTATATGGTTTTCTCCTGTGCAGGATATGGCTAACGGTTCTCTCTGGTTTCCGGGCAACTGGGAAAGCCTGCGAGAGCGGTTAACAGATTATCTTCAGACAGATGACACAATCTGGAAAAAAGGGAAGTGGCTGCATTATGTTGTGATTCAGATTGCATATGACGGGGCTTTGATCGTTGGGCCGGGTATTCCAGGGCAAGGTAAGCTATTGATTTATAAAGGTGACCAACCAGATTCTTTCTCAAGGGAAGGTTACGGAACTGTTGTTGCAGGCGGTATAGTTTTTGTATATTCCTTAACTCAGGCTTTGCTCTCATCAACATCGTTGAATACAAAACACGTTCTTGAGTGTTCAACAACAGGTCTTGCACGCCTGCGTGCAGTAGTGAAAAAAGGATATGATGGACCAATGGAAGGACAGGTCAACTGGGAACAAACCACAACAACAAACCTTCCGGTAGCATCACTGGAAAATGTTGATACAAAAAACATTATTACATACAGCAAGCCTCCTGCGGCAAACTGGAAAACCGCCTGTGAAATTATCTGCTGCAGTGACGATGAGCTTCGAGAAAGGACAGTTTTCAGACTCGGGAATCTTCTTACATCATCTCCTGAATATGCAGACACCCTGCTCCGTCTCGCCAGCAGGGTGGAAACCCATGTCAATAATGGAAAGGGAGTGCTTTCCTTTTCAATCTTTGGTGGTCCGGGATCAGGCAAAACTTTTGTTGCAGAACAGATAGCGGAAGCAATTGATGATCCTTCGAAGAACAGGTTTGAATATTTAACATTTAATCTTTCACAGTTCAATGATTCCTTACGCCTTGTTGATGCTTTTAAACAGATTCAGACAGCAAGCTTACAGGGTAAAACCCCCCTGGTATTATGGGATGAATTCGATACTTCTTATAACGGATCAGAGGCGGGCTGGATATCTTCCTTCCTTATGCCGATGCAGGATGCCGAGTTCTTTGATGGCATGACAAACAGGGCGCTCGGCAAATGTATCTTTGTATTTATTGGCGGCACCTTTAAAGATGATGCGGAATTCAATGCATGGGCATCTACGGGGAAAGGTAAAACCATGAAAGGACCGGACTTTCACAGCCGGCTTAACAACAGTTTAACCGTTCCGTCAGTAGACCTTGCCCTGAACATTGATAAGTCAACACAGGGAGATGACCCGGCAAAGCTTGTAAGGGCTGTATTGATACGAGCCTTCCTTAAAAAACAGCAAAAGGTCAAGGTAATATCACAGGATGTACTTGCCTTCCTGTTACACGTTCCCCTGCAGCACGGAGTACGCAGTCTTGAAAAAATCATCTCTACGAGCGCATTGGGCAAGACAAGACATTTTCAGGCATTTCATCTGCCGCCTTTGGATGTCCTGCAATTACACGTTGACGAATCTAAAATAAATTCTAAAAAGATAAACAGTTACTTAAGAGATATGAAACTTACTTATTATCAGGAGCCTTCTCTTGAGCTTAAGTGGAGGAGATAG